A region from the Janthinobacterium agaricidamnosum genome encodes:
- a CDS encoding HlyD family secretion protein: MSNQPGQAEHKVLSAVPPAAPAAPSTPAASASSAPPNNRVKIIAGLIVLVALGAGARMWYRSHYFVETENAYVAGHVHPVSARISGVVTKVFIDDNQIVKEGDVIAELDPFDQRVKTEQIAAQIASAEQQVLQADAQIAQVQAQASAAQAQVAQADAQLLRAKQDADRYGQLYTSQMKAVSKAELDAANAARSSAVADLAARRDSASAAKSQIGAAQAARDVAKAQVAVLRVQLKDAEQQLQYNRILAPVAGRIGKRNVETGMRVQPGQQLTAIVQDNVWVTANFKETQLADLHRGQSVHVTIDAMPGKKLVGTVDSFAPASGAQFALLPADNATGNFTKIVQRVPVKIVFQPEDIKAMNGRLVPGMSVIAEVEVNQPASDKAEAPRHAAAPAAQTAAR, translated from the coding sequence ATGTCCAACCAGCCAGGCCAAGCAGAGCACAAGGTGCTGAGCGCCGTCCCACCCGCGGCCCCTGCCGCACCTTCCACGCCCGCCGCTTCCGCCAGCTCCGCACCACCGAATAACCGTGTGAAAATCATCGCCGGCCTGATCGTCCTCGTCGCGCTGGGCGCCGGCGCGCGCATGTGGTACCGCAGCCACTATTTCGTGGAAACGGAAAATGCCTATGTGGCCGGCCATGTGCATCCTGTCTCGGCGCGCATTTCCGGCGTCGTTACCAAGGTCTTCATCGACGACAATCAAATCGTGAAAGAGGGCGACGTGATCGCCGAACTCGACCCGTTCGACCAGCGCGTGAAAACCGAGCAGATCGCCGCGCAGATCGCCAGCGCCGAGCAGCAAGTGCTGCAAGCGGACGCGCAGATCGCCCAGGTGCAGGCGCAAGCGAGTGCCGCCCAGGCGCAAGTGGCGCAAGCCGATGCGCAATTACTGCGCGCGAAACAGGATGCGGACCGTTATGGCCAGCTGTACACGAGCCAGATGAAAGCCGTCTCGAAGGCGGAACTCGACGCGGCCAACGCGGCCCGCTCGAGTGCCGTGGCCGACCTGGCCGCCCGCCGCGACAGCGCCTCGGCCGCCAAGTCGCAGATCGGCGCGGCGCAAGCTGCGCGCGACGTGGCCAAGGCACAAGTGGCCGTGCTGCGCGTGCAATTGAAGGACGCGGAACAGCAGCTGCAATACAACCGCATCCTGGCGCCCGTCGCCGGCCGCATCGGCAAGCGCAACGTGGAAACGGGCATGCGCGTGCAGCCTGGCCAGCAATTGACGGCCATCGTGCAGGACAACGTCTGGGTCACCGCCAACTTCAAGGAAACCCAGCTGGCCGACCTGCACCGCGGCCAGAGCGTGCACGTGACCATCGACGCCATGCCGGGCAAGAAACTCGTGGGCACCGTGGACAGCTTCGCCCCTGCCTCGGGCGCGCAATTCGCCCTGCTGCCGGCCGATAACGCCACCGGCAACTTCACCAAGATCGTCCAGCGCGTGCCCGTGAAAATCGTCTTCCAGCCGGAAGACATCAAGGCCATGAATGGCCGCCTGGTGCCGGGTATGTCGGTGATTGCCGAAGTGGAAGTGAACCAGCCCGCGTCGGACAAGGCCGAGGCCCCGCGCCACGCCGCCGCTCCTGCCGCCCAGACCGCCGCCCGCTAA
- a CDS encoding TetR/AcrR family transcriptional regulator yields MSDPGLSDTLPTDTESDAAAQELSCCGKPAGRPRAADMEARMENLLHTAGCLFLEKGYGKVSLEMIAREAHVAVRTIYVKFGGKSGLFNAVVELRRAAYFSTMPALETDMRPLPAILSEFGLLFVQLVTMPAAIRLNRMVVAEAATHPELAETFYKVGPGQTREMLTKFFSRPDIAPLFRAELTPSMLALHLLNCLLGDQMSRLLFPPQAQPDVAQLRTKVALSLDLFLRGTLRQPLAD; encoded by the coding sequence ATGTCCGATCCCGGCCTCAGCGATACCTTGCCCACCGATACAGAATCCGACGCCGCCGCTCAGGAGCTTTCCTGCTGCGGCAAGCCAGCCGGCCGCCCGCGCGCGGCCGACATGGAAGCGCGCATGGAAAACCTGCTGCACACGGCCGGCTGCCTGTTTCTGGAAAAGGGGTATGGGAAGGTCAGCCTGGAAATGATCGCCCGCGAAGCCCATGTGGCCGTGCGCACGATTTATGTGAAATTTGGCGGCAAGTCGGGCTTGTTCAATGCCGTCGTGGAATTACGCCGCGCCGCCTACTTCTCGACCATGCCGGCGCTGGAAACGGATATGCGGCCCCTGCCCGCCATTTTGAGCGAGTTCGGCCTGCTGTTCGTGCAACTGGTGACGATGCCGGCGGCGATCCGCCTCAATCGCATGGTGGTGGCCGAAGCGGCCACGCACCCGGAACTGGCGGAAACGTTTTACAAGGTGGGACCGGGACAGACGCGCGAGATGCTGACCAAGTTTTTCAGCCGCCCCGACATCGCGCCCCTGTTTCGCGCGGAGCTGACCCCATCCATGCTGGCGCTGCACCTGCTCAATTGCCTGCTGGGCGACCAGATGTCGCGCCTGCTATTCCCGCCACAGGCGCAGCCGGATGTCGCACAGCTGCGCACAAAGGTTGCACTCAGCCTGGACCTGTTCCTGCGCGGCACCCTGCGCCAGCCGCTGGCGGACTGA